A window of Mucilaginibacter robiniae genomic DNA:
ACCTTACCAAAGCCTATTTAACGAAGCTTTGAAAGCAGCTCCAGGCTCTTACTGGACTACTGATGGTGTACACCCGAGTGTAGCAGGAGAAGCTTTAATGGCTCAAGCTTGGCTGAAAGCAGTGAAATGAGTTGGTAACAAATTCTCTCACATATCTCACGTTCTGCTTAGTAACAAGCACGATCTGACTTATGAGTTCAATATATTTTTATTTGTAACATTTATAATACAATATATATATTGGACTCATAAAATATTGTAGATGAGTATACTTTACCGTACCAGACTTTTTTTTCTATTTGCCTGTCTTTATAACTGCTGTATATCTTGCAAAAAAATTTCGGAAATTGATTCAACCACTAAGCATGATAGCACACTTAATGCTATTACAAACCCTATTCCCTTAAAAGTATCCAGTAAACTAAAAACAATTGTTGTAGTTGGTTCATCTACAGCAGCAGGCTACGGAGCCAGTTCTATTGATTCAAGCTGGGTAAACAGGCTAAACAGCCAGTTACTTAATAGTAAAAAAGCAAGAATAATTAATTTAGGTGTTGGTGGTTTCAGTACTTACAATGTCATGCCCACCAATTTTATACCCGGACCATCCAGAGCCTACCCTGCTGTAAATAATAACATTACTCAAGCATTAAGCTATCATCCGGATATGGTTATTATTAACTTACCGACTAACGATATTGCTTATGATTATAGCGATACTGAAATCATGAACAATTTCAAATTGATGGCTTCATTATTAGATTCCTCTAAAGTGGCTTATATTATTACAGGTACTCAGCCTAGAAACTTTTCTTCACTACAAACCAGAAAACGGTTAAAAACTGTAGATGATGAACTAAATGCTGCTTTTCCAAACCATGTAAATGATTATTTGAATCAGTTAAGTGATGACACCTGGAACATTAAACCGGATTTCAATTCTGGCGATGGCGTTCATGTGAATAATAAAGGTCATAAAATTATTTATCAATCCTTCATAACATTCCCACTGCTTCTAAAACTAATAAACCTCTAGTAATTAGGGGTACTATATTTTTAGTTACCTAGCTTTAAGTAAGCCAAATTATATCGCAACAAAAATTTCACAAACACTACAGTTGTAAGGTAGCTGACAAAAAAAGACGCTATGGCTAGTGGTACATAAACAAGAGCTTTGTAAGTATAAATTTGAACCCCCAAGTACTGATCGGCCCATATAATTAAC
This region includes:
- a CDS encoding SGNH/GDSL hydrolase family protein, producing the protein MSILYRTRLFFLFACLYNCCISCKKISEIDSTTKHDSTLNAITNPIPLKVSSKLKTIVVVGSSTAAGYGASSIDSSWVNRLNSQLLNSKKARIINLGVGGFSTYNVMPTNFIPGPSRAYPAVNNNITQALSYHPDMVIINLPTNDIAYDYSDTEIMNNFKLMASLLDSSKVAYIITGTQPRNFSSLQTRKRLKTVDDELNAAFPNHVNDYLNQLSDDTWNIKPDFNSGDGVHVNNKGHKIIYQSFITFPLLLKLINL